In Brassica napus cultivar Da-Ae chromosome C2, Da-Ae, whole genome shotgun sequence, the sequence AATATAGTGAAGACGACGAGTTTTTTTTCGTCGTCTGACAATTATCTTAATGAAGAGAACAAGTGGATGTGTcgttcaaaacaaaaagaaaacaagttagATGTTTCTTTGTGGTGGGTAGAAGTCTAGAAGAACAAAACAAACGATAAAGTTGAGATTGAATCTCCACCATTTGATTAAACTTTAATCAATGGTTGTTATTGAATCTAACACAATCCTTGCCATTTGATATCAACCAATGAAAAAAGATTAGTCTCAGACTATCAGATCCAAAACAAAGACCGTCAGATCCAAAACAATCAATGGTTAGAAAatattatcctaatttttaaatattgagtAATAACTAATAAGACAAAGGGAAACAAAGCTTcatttgtaattatattaaaatcaaCATATGGTTATTAAAGATTAACCAATTAacttaaaattcaatatatttcatttaatattgttttaaaatttgtaattgTATTATTATACTAATTGTTTTATAACAATTAAGTTATACATTTACATTATCAAGCATTTGtgtttaaatttatgatttggAGTATTGGATTTAAGTTTGGTGTTTAAAGTTTCGAATTGTATATTATTTGGAAAttagattaaaatttaaaatttaatttcaaaatccaTTTTTAGTTTAAGTTTAGGATTAGATATTAGAGTATGAAATATTAGAGTTGGTTGTGTGAAGAATTAAATTTTAAGGTTTGAGATcaattattaaaagaacaatttttaagtttaagaTTACTTTATAGTATTTGGAGTATATGGTTTagtgttttataatataagatttgtatttaaatttgaaattcaaGATTTGCTATTTGTGATTTGGAGAATATGGTTTAggtttagagattagagttTGGTGTATAGTATTTGGGTTATAGATCTAAGATTTGATGTTAAACTTTATATCTAAGTTTTGgagtttaggttttaaaatattataattggatttgtatttataatatagGATTTTGAGAAAtgttgtttagggtttagattaaGATTTAAAGTGTGAAAAGTTTATAGTTTAaggtttatatttaaaatttggagtttaaaaccatttttagggtttagggtatgagATCTATGTTTCGGGTAACATTTTCCGACTGATTTCTAACTAATTTTCAACTAATTTCCGACTGATTTTGCGACTGATATATTCAATCGTATATATTTGGTATACATACCTCCaaaacgacattcacatgtTTTATACCGATTTTTAAAGACTGAAAAGCGATTGTTTTTCCACCCACATATTCAGTCGGTAATCAGTCGCTAAATTAGCGACCAATTGCCGACTGTAATTTACCGACTACATATTAGTTACACTTTAGTCGCTAATTTACAACTAAAGTGCGACGTTACTCCGTAGTCCTTACTTAACGACTCTTTAGCTACTGATTATTTTTTGGTCGCAAGTCAGTCGCTAATCAGTCCGTAAATTTAGCGACTGCAATTGTGGTCGGGAAAAACAGTCGGTAAAtccgtgttttcttgtagtggattgATGCGAACACatacataaatttttaatcCGAAAAACaccttttctattttatatggtctataattaaatttaaatgagattaacatatatatatagtatatttttaatattgatatttattaaataattttgtctactcatattgttttttgatcatttttatctttttataaaacaaattttaaatcacgtgtaacaaaaatttcattgtgtgatgtttaatatttttagtaatttataatttttttaaaaaaattcgatGTAAAGGTTAAAATTTAagtattaagttgtcaatattttttcaaagcttttatcaaaaaaattgttcaaagcaaattttaaaattaaaatatttatatattttatatgctgtatagtttaatttaagcGAGACTTCATTcttatgattttgtaatcatttgtattttttcataataaaaattttaaaccatggttCACGAAAAgtttaatgtgagacttttaactgtttttgtaatttatagtccgctttcaaaaatttaaaatataacatatacggaaaactctaaatttttattatatggttaatttggttgtttaatttattttaataagttaaaattaaaaaaatggtagaggatacactaatttttatcaaatttctattattcaaaatcatttactgtcatatatatactttagccacattatgcaattccgtagtttttatttatggaaagaatgaagaacattagtaattaatttatggttagtttaataaaaagcttattatatatttagatgtaTTAATCTATTTCTCTAGATATTTTAAGAATCATTGTTGTGATGACACATGACTACCTCAAATGTtataatgtttctcttttaatatattggGATAAGGAAATTAGACCTaccaaccaaaaaataaaaaccaaaattcaCTAAATATCCAAAAACATTTCCTCTCTCCTACTTTCTCTTCCTATTTCCTATTTCTTTCACCATTCTCTCTACAAATctaattctttctttttttgttatttggcaaataagcTCTACTTTTTAtgaaaccaaaatttttttatcagatttgattttcttataaatttcaGTAGTTAGAACAACTACTAGTTTTGTGATTTTGTCATACGGTCAAGTTGTTGCCAATAAAGATATTAGAGCCCTAGTGGGATTGAACTAGCTGACTAGAGATTTGAAAAAAGagatgaaagaagaagaaactgtgGGGGAAGCACATGGAGTGAGCACGACGAGGTCTCTTTGGTTCGTAACCTTTCCATTAGTGCATGAAATCTTTCTATTTTCGGAATGTATTCTCTCTTCCGCTTCCTTTCTCAATCCATTCAACTCCCCCTTTCAATGCCCTTTAAACGTCATCCCCTAAACCTTTAACCAATAAATTTCCCTAGGAGAGCTTCGTGATAACAACACCACGATGACCATTGCTTacaaaagtattatatatatatacagtcatCTTTCTCATTGGATCCGAACTATGTTCGTCTCTTAAGTCGAAATTTACAGTCCAAAATTGTTACTATATATGAAGGTTTTTGTTTACTGTCTATTGGTTTATTGGTACTTGTTCTTCGTCTTCTTTGATTTAAGAATTGAATTCGAATCTGGCTGGATATAATTCTCTTCCCAATATTTGTTCTAGAAATCTATGTAATTGCTTACCGATGTATATTACAGCTGGATTCAAATGAATAGATTCTACGTACGATcagctatatttttttttttgttttgttcacaACTTGTTATCTTTTGTTACGAAACAAGTAGTGACGTAAATATAACAATTACATGATTTAAAATCAAAACCTTCAGCTAGGAACATGGTTTTGGTTTCTTGGCGACtacagagataaaaaaaaaaaaaaaagaaaaaaaaaaaagagtgaagtTCTCAATGTTTTCGCTTTTTTCGTACACATCCAAATAGTCCCTGACAAATTAGTAATTAGTGCTGTGAAATTTAATCTTACCGCTTGATCTGCCGCATGGCAGTTAATGTTTTGAAATATTTGTGTTGGTCGGATGCGGATTAAGTTAATTTTTCATGGGGCGGATGCTGGTCGGCAACATTTAAATTGTGGGTATCCGCTATAACCCacaaaattattatcttttaaaaaacattttatataaaataataaaataatgaaaatttaaaaatattaagatataattatagatatcttatattatttttaataaaaataaacaaatatatatataaataaatatttatattattattaatattaccCATAGATTCCGTGGATTACCCGCAAATTTTGATTGGACAAATGcagatataaatttatatttttgtgggATATACAGGTCGGATTTCTTTTTTCAttctaaaagttatttattactTGCCAAAATtaaatactcatctattaaagtacttgattatttattaaaattaataattgaacataaaatataaataaacctAAAATGATGGGAGCATGGTAAATCAGCAAATTCACTtgtcaaataataatatagatctCCATATCAGGATGAGGTTTTGCGTATAAATTTAAACTCACATTGAAGGTTTGTCGATTCAGTGATTacctataaaaataatatttcttctatttgaaatataaatgttatgttattttttgaaaatatgaaatatatattaaaaaatagttcattcggttataaataaaatttaaaatatgttagaacatataatttttactaaaataaaatttacgtaAAATGTagtgttatttatatttttaaacaatatacattctctaaatactacaTTTTAAAGTAGAAAGAGTATAGTTGaaaataataatggaaagagtattaatatattatttcaaatttttctatgttatctcttattattaagttttaattatttcaatataattttctgatttttgtcATGATCTAAATAATTTATGCTTATTATTATATGTATGATTTATAGGACATGGTTATAGTTTTATCGGCTTGCTTACATGATTTTGGTGTTTtagattaaataaattttagatacAATAACATACTGTTATTTATTGTAGTTATCAACACCAAGTAAATAATAATGCTAACATATAAATATGATACcacaaaaagataaaacatgTAAAACGATGTTAAAATAGaatatcatttcttttttttttttgtaacacagaatatcatttcttataattaaaaaaaaaatagaatatcattTCTGCTATCAGATGCCTTGGGCCTTGTCTAATATCActatttaaattgtttaaagACCAAAATAAACTAAGGTTAGAATCCAAATTCATACCATCTGGGCTTTCTGTATTTTTGCCCATTTAGGTgcttaatttatttgtttcttgaGAATACAATGTTTACTAATCTGCTGCCTTTTATTCCTTCTGAAAATGGAAACTAAAAGTTACTGAATAATTGTAGCTTGAAAGGTAAAATTCGTAATATATTCATTAATCTTATAGAAATAGACTTCATACTTGTTTCTAAATAAATCGACTAAAAACTAAGAAAaggttcaaattttttaaatgtttttaaaactacaGATACTAAAAAGACCAgtctgaaaaaaagaaaaaaaaaaaaagaccagtCTACTAGATTTCTGGTCACCGATGcaagtttgtttttttggatttgTCGGCTAAACGGCAGGCTTTTGTGTGATGGCCCTTCACTTCCggaatttattttctttgatttCTCCAGTCATATGCATAAGTTAAGTCACGTCATTGTCCTACTTCTTATTATAACATCTTTCCTCTTCTTCTGTATTGTATAATGCGTCCAGTTTCGGAGTTGACATGTAttaaattatcaaatcacaCTAGACCCTAGACTTAAGCAATGAAATGTtccaattataatttatatcaaCACGACCTTTTCGTCATCGAACAACTGAGAAACATGAGTTCTAAAAAAAATGTGTACATGTTGAAAGgccaatttttcaaaatttaaggTCATGTCAACGAATATGTCGCTCAGACAGCACCGGACATTTTATCCcttatatttgatttaattcattatttatcTCGAGATccaaaaaatttgaatatttgtaaagttttgaaacaaaaaaaatactaatatcaGTTAACATCGAAACAAATCACAAACACACCTCTCATTGTATGACAATTAtaacttttgttttattatagctgttaactaagtttaaaatttacaaacaaaatatatttttaagaagcAAATTTATATCgatttttttagattatttatatTCATCAAAACTGACAAAATAtccgtaagtattcgtaaatatctgaaaatatctatttatttttaaatatctgtTTTTTGGTCTTCTATatttttccaaaacaaaacaattcgAAAAAATTAGATATCCATGTCATaccaaacaaatcaaaatttgacTAACTATTATTTGCTTTGTGCCCCTATCCATATATATGGGTTGTGAATTAATCATCCACGTGAAACACACTTTGAATATTTCCCATTGGATCAATgtgaacacttttttttttatatgacgGCTTTATAAATGACACTTATGAATATGACGGCTTCATATTGTCTACATGCTTTGTATCGAGGATTCGAACCGGACCACGTTAACGTTATCGTGCAAGATTTTACagatcatgtatatatatatttcacggCATGTTTCTAGAATATACCAGCATGGACGCTAAGAATTAACGATGctatataatacattttattaaattattatttgcaaagctataatgaaataataaggtgaatatatatatatagagagagtaACTATTCTACataatttcatgtttttttgGAAGATTTTGGCTTTTTAAGTTGGAGATTAGCTATACATCTATAGAGACGTACTTGAACCTGGACCTGAATCGGCCAAACATGAACAATTTATTTGGCTACTACTTCTATCTGAAGTTGCTTGGGAAAATATTCGTGAATCCGATGCTTTATTCTTTTGTCAACGTCGATCTCTtgtttatcaaatattaaaaaaattattaaagtaACAAAGAGATTATTAGAAAACTATTGCAACTTGGTGTATATCGGATCTATAAGGAATCGCCACCAAGGCATATCCTATGGTTTAATTATTCCACGCAATCATTCATCTAAAATATGAATTTATATACGTGGCCATTATATGTATCCTATTACTACTTTTGCTAAATATACTAGTGTATAACTTTTTATATTGCAATCCACTTCTAAAAATTGAATTAATAACATGTCTTTTGATTATCAGGAAGTTTTGGATTGAAgttcttaattattttgaatCTAAGACCACAACATGTCCTCCATTTGTTTTACAAAGAGTGTAATTTTGACATTTAGTTCTTGGTACacaaaaattgtcattttaaaatttcaatgcaacacttattttaagtttaatattaattacaatatgcattgattttataaataatatacttatctcaaatactattagTTAAATaagtataattattaaaaacataaatgcattttaactattttaatttgtattaaaatgccAAATTTACATTCTTCTTGAAATGGAAagtatactatttattttatctaaaattttgTTCAATCTTGTGATCTTTGGATTTAGTTTTGGGTAGTATTTTAGCTGAGCTAATAACTTCTAAAGTTAATGGTATGTCTTTAAATATCAAGTTTTTTTGGTTATCATAAATGGttctgaaaatattttatccgttttaaaataaaccatgTTTAGAAgaaatgtttcaaaaagatttttttttgtacattttTAATACATCTTTTACTCCGACTGTTTTggaaaaaatgtcattttgacatttttcacacatattagaaaaaatgattgaaatacATTTAAGTTCTTATTAATTACAACTATTCAACAATAGTATTtacgataaatatttttttataaaaccaatGCATTTGTAACTATTATTAAAGTAAAAATTGCATTATAATTCTAAAATGTCACTTTTATGTAAcaagaaaaatgttaaaatgacatttttcataaatataaagtaataatggtaaattataaatttcaaataaattaattgtctttttgaattttgattgaCAAAAAGTTGTAGGAAAtagttaatcacaaaaataattcatttataatcataaattaaaatgttttgtaatatgtgtgaaaactctaaaccttagaacattttgaaatagagaaatatattataaattatatggtTTCTTGCAAAAGCATAAAAATCAGGGTTTTTGATCTCGTCAATAACTATGTCAATTATTGTATCTAATCAATAATTGGCTGTTGCTTAAGCCACCGCATTTTAGAGCATTGGCGGCATAAAGTTGATAAGCGAGTAATTAACACGTAATTAACTAGCAATTAATGATATGACTTGGTCTTACAACTATTTTCACATACAttcaaaaacatttacaaaattacaaactaacccataaaaactcaaaatccgcCTCAAGATTTAaactcaaaacttgaaaatacataattaaaatattagcaAAATTAATGCCGTGATTAACTATATACTATATGTTGTTTTCGTGGATAGTTGAACAATAAAATTGATTGGAAACGGCGTCACAGACTATGTGGCGGTGTCTGATTAGCTAAGTTAGTCAAACGGAAACCAAACCGAAACGGCTCAAGTAAATAagcttattaaaatattaaattaatgtttttatgtGCGTGAAAATATTCGAAAGTCGGTTTCGTCGCCAGCTAGATTAAAACCAGATAGACGGTGAGGATTAAGTTGTCAGAATATCAAAGAATCTGACGTGGCTTATACTATTCTTCTTGCTTGCTTTTGCCACAGCTTCTTCTACCTTTAAAACACCAATCATTGCTTCTCCTTCGCCTGCCACCTTCTCTCTCTCCAAATatttcttcttccttctgaaATTTCTGCGTGGTAAAGAAAGGGTAactttctatatattttgatataaagaGAAGccaaggaaaaataaattttacttgtgtgtttttaatttattattcttgcaatggttttgttttgtgaaatctTTCTTGGTGAAGAAGGTAACCTAGAAGACGGAGAGTGGGTTAACGAAAGATAATAGTAGTAATCAAATCTcttcaagaaaaccaaaaaaaaaaatagagtttttcttttcaaatattTCCTCTGTTTCAGAAGATCATAAGCGAGTTTGCGATTACCTTCTCATCTCTTTCGGTACAAGTTTTCACTACtttcttaattttgttttctttgttatcAAGAACTTTGAATTTGGTTCTAACTTTTTGTTGATCATAATCTTTGAACAGGCATTTAAATCAAGAAACCATGACCACAAGTCTACTAAGCGATCCAAAGATGATAATCTCAACACCAGAGGTCATGATCGCCTCTCACCCGCCGTCTCAAGCACCGACAACACAAATCTCGGGCGACGAGACAGAGCCTGTGACGTGTGAGTGTTGCGGATTAACCGAGGAGTGTACTCAATCGTACATAGAGATGATCAGAGGACGTTACATGGGTAAATGGATCTGTGGTCTTTGTTCTGAAGCTGTGAAGTACGAGGTTATAAGAACTAAACGATTGCTAACTCCAGAGGAAGCTATGGCAAGACACATGAACACGTGTTACAAGTTCAAATGCTCAAGCCCACCTCCTAATCCGACTGGACACCTGATCTCTGCGATGAGACAGATCTTgagaagaagcttggattcTCCAAGAATGCCTAGATCGATGCCTAGTAGTCCTTCTAAAGATGAAGCTGATGATTGTGTTCCAAATGTTTTGTCTAGGTCTGATAGCTGTTTCGCTAGTTTGACTTAAAAAGCTCATCGTTGGAAGAAAATAAATCTTTAACCGGGTGAACCGCGGTTAAGGACCACCACATGGTAAGGATCCGGTTTTCAGATTGTAAGTTTTCGTCATTAACAAAAATTGGTCTctgtatgtgttttttttttgccggaTTTGCCTACCTGTGGAAAGTTTTGGCTAAATGCTTAAAATGTACAAGTCTTACTTTGTTTCTTGATTCTTCCCAATTGCTACTAACTTTTGTCATTGTGTGCTTAGTAGTTACAAGAACAAATAATGTTGATACTATTCGATTAAAGTTTGATGATAGAACAGGATATTCTTACTACTTGTATCATATTGAAAAGACATGTATGAACAAAAACCATCGAAGGTAGTAGTAGTAGGGCCATGCTTATCTTCATGATGATTCTCTATCACAAAATAGAAATTGAATAAGGTGCTTCTCTAAGCTATTAGTCAATTCactaatttctttttgtttgggTCTCAACTTTCACTTATTTTGATCAGAAGGGCTATAATGCAACGTATGAATAGGTAATTTACATATACAAAACGTTTTgagatgtttttttcttgtttataaatcaattagATGTGTTGGTTGTCTAATTTTCACTAACTCACTAAACTATCATTTGTATTAAAAGAATAGTATCCAAACTTGAAACTTATTCTATTATGATAAATCCAAAATAAGAATCATATTTGAGCATAATTGTAACGTGTAAGCACTCACATATTGGCTGACTACATTGATTCGACATTTCGATTACTTAACGAGTATAATTTCCTTCAACTTGCTATATAGAAGATAATCAAACCGAAAGAACAAAAACATTTAGAAGATGTAAACGTAAAACGTACACAACACAAGTTTCTATATATGTGTACTGAAAGTCTGAAAGTGTCAAGTTAACAATAACTTTAAGCAAACAGAAAATTTGAACTCCAAGTTTTGTTTTCTATGTTTCGTGGCTAGAAGTTACTATAGTATCTAATATCTGCTTACCGATCATCTATTGTCGTTTTACTAATGTTTTCTTAGGATGTGTTGTTTGCTTCAATATGGGTTTTGATTTATTGCGATTTGTTTTAGTCTAAACTGGATATGTTGGATTTCCTTCGGTTGTTTTTGGAACTAGGGAAGTTTTTTTCACTTATCATCAATTATCACTCTGTACATTATATTGCTCTGGTGTGGGTTAATTTGATGTAACTTTGAAACATTATGCTTGAAGTTGAAGTGATAAGcgaagtgaaaaaaaaaaagagagactgAAACATCATAAGGAGTATAAACGAAACAAAGATTTGTTTTGAGAGATTCATGTTAAAATTTTGTGTAGATTTTGAGAACCTTGTAAGACTAGAAAACTGATCTGATACGCGATTTGATTATATGTCATGATGAATTTGTGGAGATCTGTAATTAAGTGAAACATGTAAATTTACTTTAAAGCATTTTCAATTGCTAGTGTCAATAAAGTTGGAAATTTGAGTGTATTGACTGTTACATTTGGGGATGGCTTTGACTCTTGTACATCCATTATGATAAGAGCTTGGCTTTGATACTTTAACTTTTTATGATTAGTTCAACTAATCATTTCGTAAAATAATGGAGTCATGCGTCTGCCGTCCCATGTTTTCTGTCACTTGGGCTCTTTCTTTTTCGTGTCTATGtcatttacttttaatttccaTTTGCACAAAAATGAACTTTATTTACAtatgcaaaaatatataatctttctttttattttgtcaaaaagAGAATATAACAGTATAGTGTATGGTCTTATAGTATTTATTTACATTATCACGCTTTATGGTGCCCACCGAGAAAAAAACCAACCAGTCCATAATTGATTTCAGAACAAAGCCCATAGGTTTTAGAGAACAAAGCCCGAGTGCCTGAACATAATGAATACATTGGATAGTACAAGAAActtgaaatataataatttttacatcattttattttagttcGTTACAAATTTGGTTCGAAGTCCATAATTGATTTCAGCAGTAACCTTCAGATTTGTTTGAAAGTTTTAAGTTCTAGAGATGTCTACacgtgtttcaaaaaaaaaagagatggcTACACAAAACGGCCACTGCAAAAAGACAAGTTATTCCAAAAGTCAATCCGTTAAGAATTCttcataaatcaatttttttgatgGATTTTCGACAAAAGCTGGTCGttggataataataataatgttgtaattagagagtttagagactgaatatttctatgttattaatgatcaagagagttcctttatataaggattacaagataaagataaaaggAAAGTGTATATATCCTAATCCAAcaggaaataggaaaactattaaaacataataatggaaagattagaTCTACTAAGAGAAGGAAAatgtttcattttctctaagctttgtggccgcttttctctctcctgaagtcggttttctctctcctctctctaggcttcggccgtccctccatcttctaggtattgggccggtcttggaccgggcctggttaatgacaatccactccatgatttataacactccccttggatgccataaccatacaagattcgtagtacgcttcatgttgcctcattaaaaccttatcaggaaaacccagtgggacaaaaccatgatgaaggaaaaagagtacaacacgcactactccccctgatgtgaacctcactgtaggttctacattctacgcatcttgGTGCGTGATATTTCCTGTATGTATAGGATGAgagtaatcggccagtttcATTATTGAACCGTAATTAGACCATTTCGACTTCTTAGGTCGcttctcatgtcctttgacattgagtgtcccggtaaagcatgtgtgctaaacaatATGAACCATATTGTCCTCGGAGATCACTATTtggtctttgcaaatcgtgtttgcatgtgtccatagtctagacgtgatcgtctactcTTAACTCTTTACTATGGTCGGATAAACCAAGTACTTATGGACAGTATACTAGACATGGTTATCATGAACCTATGTCTCGATCTGGCCGATCCATGTctgggtcatagacctcgtctatacatgtccactacttgtctcatgagtgttcaagatcaatgatcattgatgTGAGTTCATAATCTCTTATTATGGCTCTGCGGCCGAAACACTCTCATTGATGTGGACATCGATTTCTTTGCCTTAGGTAATGCCATATTCATTATTCTTTGCATTCCTCtcttaatatatgatgatggcgtctcatgacctcagttgctgtggatcatatcacatgctaagtatatattattaggtcatggATTTTGGCTCTTACAagcttatggactacaatacaTTTGTATCCGGTTGATCTTTTGTCTCTACTAGCCCGTGATCAAGAATAAGGGCCGGACGCCTTTTAGCTGATGGGCCGGACGTTTTTAGCCGGACACCCAtatagatttattctatgcctcttttaggtttagtataatcacaaggaatttcaaatatatggactgtattggattgtcttttatacaactccaagatcatgcgtgatcactttattttacatactatatgcagctgcttttcagtccatgaatcagcttaggaacaaagctgttctttcaatttatccagtgatccatatgctgcttactacatcatttgtatccaaattctttcttaagaccagaccattgtcaatttcgaaaattctgtagcagcatccaccacataggagtttatctccttataatctgttcctttgatcgctgtgagtaccttgtgtaacaagctataatcTAATGCTGTTAAGTAGGAAGATATGAACACTCttagacctcgtgatcatgtgcctcctctcacggtttctttatctcacaagatccatctatttcactggtttatcagatgacatttctgtatatgtatatgaccaatacgcccatctctcttttagatactttgaacctccacattttatcttttctaatctctattatcttttatgattgtatgagtactctttcgtgggttcatgatcctcgttcatttctttatgttcaagtgctataactttatgtatctttatacaaatgtgtgtgtgtgtcgacactttcatgtggttccattatgttccagacatgatccaatggatttgagatcttattatccaggacctttgttaccta encodes:
- the BNACNNG61470D gene encoding uncharacterized protein BNACNNG61470D — protein: MTTSLLSDPKMIISTPEVMIASHPPSQAPTTQISGDETEPVTCECCGLTEECTQSYIEMIRGRYMGKWICGLCSEAVKYEVIRTKRLLTPEEAMARHMNTCYKFKCSSPPPNPTGHLISAMRQILRRSLDSPRMPRSMPSSPSKDEADDCVPNVLSRSDSCFASLT